CCCCACCACCCCGATCGAGCGGCGGCCCGCGAACGACAAGAAGCCCACCCCACGCCCGGTGGCCCAGGCCCCCGTGGCCCAGACCCCCGTGCCCGTCTCCATCCTGGTGCGGCCCTACGGCTATATCCGCGTGGACAATGGAGCGCGCAGCGCCGAGCCGCTCGCCCAACACTCGGCGGCGCTCCTGGCGGGCACGCACATGGTCACCATCTCCTGCGACTACTGCGAGGACGCGCGCGAGAGCATCGAGGTGCGTCCGGGGGCGGAGAACGTCTTCCGGCTGCGTGCCCAGCTCAAGGCCTCGCGGCTGTCCTTCGACGTCGAGCCGGCGGATGCCCTGGTGCGCGTGGGAGAAGAGACGCGCACCGCGCGGGACACGCAGACCCGCCCCTTCGACATTCCCTCGGTCCGCGGCCCCGCGGTCTTCCAGCACCGCGTGGAGTACGAGCTCAGCCGCTCGGGCTACCGCACCGAGAAGCGCGTGGCCTACATCGAGCCGGGCAAGTCCGACATCGTGAGAGGAGTGCTCGTCCCCGAATGAGCCGCTGCCTGCGCCTGCTCATCGTGCTCGGGCTGTGGGTGCCCGGGCTCACGCTCGCCGCGGAGTGGGTGGACGAGGAGGTGCCCGCCCTGCGCGCCACCTACGAGTATGGCCACTACGCCGAGGTGCTCGAGCGCGCGACGAGCCGCATCGACCGGGGGCGGCTGTCCGAGCAGGACCTGGTGGAGCTGCACAAGCTCGCGGGGCTGAGCGCCTTCCACCTGCACCGCACCGACGAGGCCACGCGCCACTTCCGCGCGCTCTTGCGCCTGGATCCCGACTTCCACCTGGATCCCTTCGCGGTGCCGCCCCCGGCGGTGAACTTCCTGGACAACCTGCGCGGGGACATGGCGGAGGAGCTGGAGCGGGTGCGCCAGGAGCGCAGGACGCGGCTGGAGCGCGAGCGCGTGGAGGCCGAGCGCCGGGAGCTCGAGCGCGCGGAGGCCGAGGCGCAGCGCCGCCGCATGGAGGAGTTGTCACGGCAGGTGACGGTGCGCCTGGTGGAGAAGCGCAGCCTGCTGGTGAACTTCGTCCCCTTCGGCGCGGGCCAGTTCCAGCAGGGCCGCACGGGCATGGGCGCCCTGTTCGCGGCGACCGAGGGCCTGCTCGCCGCCACCAGCCTCGCCACCTACTTCGCCCACCAGGGGCTCTTCCAGACGGAAAAGGTGTCGGTGGATGACGTGCGCGGCCCCCGCGAGGTGCAGGTGCGCTACATCCCCACCAGCAGCAAGAAACAGGCCGAGCTGTTGTCGACGATCAACAGGAGCACGGCCCTGGGCTTCTACGGAGTGTATGCCCTGGGTGTGCTCGAGGCGCTGTGGCGTCATCAGGACGAGGTGGTGAGCACGCGCATCGAGACGCCCCCGGACCCGGCCGCGCCCCGGGCCCGGCTGCACCTGGTCCCCACTTCCGGTGGCGCGAGCGCCGGCTTCACCCTCGCCTTCTAGGAACGCGTCCGCTCATGGCCAGCCTCACCATCCGCTCCCCCCAGGGCAAGGTCCGCACGGTCCTGCTCCACAAGCGCATCACCAGCATCGGCCGCTCGGCCGACAATGACGTGGCGCTGGAGGACCCGTCCGTGCCGGACAGTGCCCTGCACGTGCTCTTCGATGGCGCGCGCTACCAGTTGGGCAGCCTGGGCGCCACCTTCCAGGTCAACGGCAAGAAGCGCGACAGTGCCGTGCTCGCCACGTCCGACGTCATCCGCGTGGGCGCCACCGAGCTGGTGTTCACGCGCGAGGAGGCCGCGCCCGGACCCGCCGCCACGACCTCGCCGCCCCTGTCCCTCACCCACCAGGCCGAGCCGACGGCGGACCCCGACTCCACCACCCGCGAGGTGCCCGGCGTGGTGGGGCGCGAGCTGCTGCTGTTGCGCCGCCTCACCGCCTTCAGCACCCGGGTGCTCGGCGGCGGCGCCAACCGGGACACGCTGCTGGAGCACCTGCTGGACGAGGCCATCGAGGTGACGCGGGCGGACAAGGGCTTCCTCATCCTCCGGGAGAGCGGCGAGCTGCGCGTGAAGGTGGCGCGCAACCTCTCGCGCGAGAACCTGGAGGACGCGGTGGAGCGCGTGTCCGACTCCATCATCGAGAAGGTGGTGCGCACGCGCCAGCCGCTCATCCTCAGCGACGCGCTGGAGGATCCCGAGTTCAAGGTGAGCAAGTCCGTGGTGAACCTGCAGATGCTCTCCGTCATGTGCGTGCCGCTGGTGCGCGACGACGAGCTCTTCGGCGTGCTCTACGTGGGCAACGATCGGCTGGTGAACCGCTTCGAGCCCAAGAGCCTGGACATGCTCACCATCTTCGCCGCCCAGGCGCTGCTGCTCATCCACAACGCGCTGCTGGTGAACGATCTCAAGCTGGACAACACCGAGCTGCGCAAGCGCCTGGACGACACGCGCTACGGGGAGATCGTCGGCGCGTGCCAGGGCATGCTCGACGTGTACAAGCGCATCGACAAGATCGCCCCCACGGACATCTCCGTGCTCATCACCGGCGAGACGGGCACGGGCAAGGAGCTCATCGCGCGCGAGCTGCACCGCCACTCGCCCCGCGCCAGGGGGCCCTTCGTCACCATCAACTGCGGCGCCATCCCCGAGAACCTCCTGGAGAGCGAGCTGTTCGGCCACGTGCGCGGCGCCTTCACCGGCGCGGTGAACACCAAGGTGGGTCGCTTCCAGGCGGCCATCGGCGGCACGCTCTTCCTCGATGAAATCGGCGAGATGCCGCTGCAGCTCCAGGTGAAGCTCTTGCGCGCCCTGCAGGAGAAGGTCGTCTACAAGGTGGGAGACCACCGGGGCGAGCCCGTGGACATCCGCGTGGTGACGGCCACCAACCGGGTGCTGGAGGAAGAGGTGCGCAAGGGCACCTTCCGCGAGGACCTCTACTACCGACTCAACGTGGTGACGCTCAAGCTGCCCCCCCTGCGCGAGCGCGGCGAGGACCTGTTCGTGCTCGGCAAGTACTTCCTGCAGAAGTACGCCAAGGAGTTCGGCGCCCGGGCCAAGGGCTTCTCCCCCTCGGCCACGGTGGCCATGAAGAAGTACGGTTGGCCAGGCAACATCCGCGAGCTGGAGAACCGCATCAAGAAGGCCGTGGTGCTCTCGGACAAGCCGCTCATCGGGCCGGATGACCTGGACCTCAAGCCGGAGAACCTGGAGCCGGTGCTGCCCCTGGCCGAGGCGCGCGAGCGCTGGCAGAAGCACTACATCCAGGAGGTCTACGAGCGGAACAACCGCAACAAGACCAAGACGGCCAAGGACCTGGGCGTGGACCCGCGCACCATCTTCCGCCACTTCGAGAAACTGGAAGCGGACAAGAGCGGCGAGCCCTTGCTTCCCGCCGGAGACGGCGACGAGGAATTGTTGTAATTCACGACAGGGTTGTCACGGTTCGTTCCCCCCCGTTGCCGTGGCCCCCGGGTAAACACGCATGGCGACGACGAAATCCCCCCCGAGTCGGCTGGCCAGCCAATTGCTAGGACTCTGCCTCCGAAAGGGGTGGGGTTTGGGAACCGCGGTCTGGGTCCTGGGAGGCTGCATCCTTCCCCAGGACGAGTACTACCTGGACGAGTTGCCCGTCCCACGCAACGACCCCCCCCGGATCGTGGAGAACCTGGTGCAACCTCCCTACCGCATCCTCCGAGGCTTCGGGTCCAAGCCCCGCTGTGAGCTGGAGTTCTCCATCATCGTGGAGGATCCCAACCTCGGCGACACGCTCACGGCGTACTGGTACGTGGACTACGATCCCAACCAACCGCGTGGCGCGGACCGGGAAGTGACCCTCCTGCCCAAGGGCGACGATCCGAGACGTGACGAGCGCCCCACCATCAAGCCCATCTTCAACTCGGCCGAGTTCAGCCGGCTCAACACCCCGGGCGACCATGTCGTCGAGGTGGTCGTCGCCGACCGGGCCCTCCAGGGACGGGTGCCCCAGGCGGACATCGTCCAGCTGCCCAATGGCGACATCCTGACCAATCCCGGCTACGCCACGTCCTACGTGTGGTTCGTGCGGACCGAGCAGGGAAATTGCCCATGAGCCGCTCGGGCATGGGACTGCTGAAAGGGGTACTGCTCGCGGGGGTGCTGCTGCTGGGCTGTGGCATGACCTCCGAGGATTGGTTCCTGGGCTGCCGCGACGACAGCGACTGCGCGGACGACCAGGTGTGTTTCGTCAACGGGTGCGGCGATCCGGGAAGGAACCTCGTGGTGGAGGTCATCCCCAACGCCAAGGAGGGCCTGTTCGCCCAGGATCTGCCGGTGGACGAGCTGCGCGACCAGCAGACGCTGCTGCTGCGCGGCCCCTCCACGCTCAAGGGGAAGGTGCTCGTACAACAGGGGGAGACCTCCACCACGGCCTACTCCGCCCCCGTCACCCTGCGCATCACGGGCGAGAGCCTGCTCATCCCCGGAGTGCAGCGCACACAGGAGGACAGCACGCTGGATCCAG
Above is a window of Cystobacter fuscus DNA encoding:
- a CDS encoding sigma 54-interacting transcriptional regulator, which produces MASLTIRSPQGKVRTVLLHKRITSIGRSADNDVALEDPSVPDSALHVLFDGARYQLGSLGATFQVNGKKRDSAVLATSDVIRVGATELVFTREEAAPGPAATTSPPLSLTHQAEPTADPDSTTREVPGVVGRELLLLRRLTAFSTRVLGGGANRDTLLEHLLDEAIEVTRADKGFLILRESGELRVKVARNLSRENLEDAVERVSDSIIEKVVRTRQPLILSDALEDPEFKVSKSVVNLQMLSVMCVPLVRDDELFGVLYVGNDRLVNRFEPKSLDMLTIFAAQALLLIHNALLVNDLKLDNTELRKRLDDTRYGEIVGACQGMLDVYKRIDKIAPTDISVLITGETGTGKELIARELHRHSPRARGPFVTINCGAIPENLLESELFGHVRGAFTGAVNTKVGRFQAAIGGTLFLDEIGEMPLQLQVKLLRALQEKVVYKVGDHRGEPVDIRVVTATNRVLEEEVRKGTFREDLYYRLNVVTLKLPPLRERGEDLFVLGKYFLQKYAKEFGARAKGFSPSATVAMKKYGWPGNIRELENRIKKAVVLSDKPLIGPDDLDLKPENLEPVLPLAEARERWQKHYIQEVYERNNRNKTKTAKDLGVDPRTIFRHFEKLEADKSGEPLLPAGDGDEELL